A genome region from Hymenobacter chitinivorans DSM 11115 includes the following:
- a CDS encoding TolC family protein, whose protein sequence is MLSRPTIAVPLLALGLVSVAGAAHAQGPIISDSLSLDGTIRSVLDANPAITTLEEEVNAATSRVTQSRGGFLPQVTGTATYTRIDPVVKLQIAPDAPAFQFQPNNNYDAHITLQYGLLDFGKKDATYNLAESRRITAVDNINVTRRDLAYSAAQVYYNILFVRESIKVQDAQIASLRQHQREMEKRVEGGVSTKFDVTTTQVRITQAQNTRIDLVNQLQNQQVQLARLLHKPEYVNVPVRGAFTYNPQAVDVNAALNQAVENRPEVKLARDAEQTANLNLKLIERSNMPVLGIGGQVGAKNGYQPELNRIRPNTVGVVQLNVPIYDGNKNKNQRVEALANIRGAQSRIQDTQEQIRADVRQAANNMQASTARYENSQLQISQASDALTRAQARYRYGVGSNLDVLDAETSLAQARLARLQAIYNYTLGQYQLKRATGEQIW, encoded by the coding sequence ATGCTTTCCCGACCAACAATTGCCGTTCCGCTTCTCGCCCTCGGGCTGGTTTCGGTAGCCGGTGCGGCCCACGCGCAGGGCCCGATTATTTCCGATTCTCTTTCCTTAGACGGCACCATCCGCTCGGTATTAGACGCCAACCCCGCTATTACCACCCTCGAAGAAGAGGTAAACGCGGCCACCAGCCGGGTAACCCAGAGCCGGGGCGGCTTTTTGCCCCAGGTGACGGGCACGGCTACCTACACCCGTATCGACCCGGTCGTGAAGCTGCAAATTGCGCCCGACGCGCCGGCCTTCCAGTTTCAGCCCAACAACAACTACGACGCCCACATTACGCTGCAGTACGGGCTGCTCGACTTCGGCAAGAAGGATGCAACCTATAACCTGGCCGAAAGCCGCCGTATCACCGCCGTTGACAACATCAACGTGACCCGGCGCGACCTGGCGTACTCGGCCGCGCAGGTGTACTACAACATTCTGTTTGTGCGCGAGAGTATCAAGGTGCAGGATGCCCAAATTGCCTCCCTGCGCCAGCACCAGCGCGAAATGGAAAAGCGCGTGGAAGGCGGCGTGAGCACCAAGTTTGACGTGACGACCACCCAGGTGCGCATCACCCAGGCCCAGAACACCCGCATCGACCTGGTAAACCAGCTCCAGAACCAGCAGGTGCAGCTGGCCCGCCTGCTCCACAAGCCCGAATACGTGAATGTGCCCGTCCGCGGAGCTTTCACCTACAACCCCCAGGCCGTGGACGTGAATGCGGCCCTGAACCAGGCCGTGGAAAACCGCCCGGAGGTGAAGCTGGCCCGCGACGCCGAGCAAACAGCCAACCTTAACCTCAAGCTCATTGAGCGCAGCAACATGCCCGTGCTCGGTATCGGCGGACAGGTGGGGGCCAAAAACGGCTACCAGCCCGAGCTCAACCGGATTCGGCCCAACACGGTGGGCGTGGTGCAGCTGAACGTGCCGATTTACGACGGCAACAAGAACAAAAACCAGCGGGTTGAAGCCCTGGCCAATATCCGTGGGGCTCAGTCGCGCATCCAGGACACCCAGGAGCAAATCCGGGCCGATGTGCGGCAGGCCGCCAACAACATGCAGGCCAGCACCGCCCGCTACGAAAACTCCCAGCTCCAGATTTCGCAGGCCTCCGACGCCCTGACCCGGGCCCAGGCCCGCTACCGCTACGGCGTTGGCTCCAACCTCGACGTGCTGGACGCCGAAACCTCCCTGGCCCAGGCCCGCCTGGCCCGCCTGCAGGCCATCTACAACTACACCCTCGGCCAATACCAGCTCAAGCGCGCCACCGGCGAGCAGATTTGGTAG
- a CDS encoding universal stress protein: MTLSLIFCPIDFSVATASLVAYAATLAAGAKAELRLLHVLPQPALATDSTDLALAAQMAHHRAAAEQLGAQVTTSVLRGEAAPEIVAAARRHAADLIVIGAHGQTGLTRFLMGSTAEAVVRTAPCATLLVNTQSSGEYRKSA; the protein is encoded by the coding sequence ATGACACTTTCGCTCATTTTTTGCCCAATTGACTTCTCGGTGGCTACGGCGTCGTTGGTGGCGTATGCGGCTACCCTGGCGGCGGGGGCAAAGGCTGAGCTGCGGCTGCTGCACGTGCTGCCGCAGCCGGCCCTGGCCACCGACAGCACCGACCTGGCCCTGGCCGCCCAGATGGCCCACCACCGGGCCGCGGCCGAACAGCTAGGCGCCCAAGTCACTACCAGCGTGTTGCGGGGTGAGGCGGCCCCCGAAATCGTGGCCGCCGCCCGTCGCCACGCCGCCGATTTAATCGTAATAGGAGCACACGGCCAAACCGGGCTGACCCGCTTTCTGATGGGCAGCACCGCCGAAGCCGTGGTGCGCACCGCCCCGTGCGCCACCCTGCTCGTCAACACGCAGAGCTCCGGCGAATACCGGAAGTCTGCCTGA
- a CDS encoding HlyD family secretion protein, giving the protein MATPVHQDQATAPHPTSAPAYEPEVEEQSGRSKRPIIFLVLALILLVGGYFGYQRYQFGQTHEETDDAQVEGDIYPVLPRVAGPVLTVKVEDNQTVKKGDVLVTLDPADYQQRINAAEAALAAAQANVVAARAAVGTASANVSAASATIGVSDANRARLEKDLKRSAFLRKEDIIPQSEYDAVQANLKSTSAQRATAQQQVGVARQQVAAAQQQVAVAQAVVKQRQADLDNAKLQLSYTTIVAPANGVVSRKNVQPGQVVAPGQQLMGLVASERTWVIANFKETQLENMKVGQPVAVEVDAYPNEEFEGHIESLSAATGARFALLPPDNASGNFVKVTQRVPVKIALDKVDPDHPLRAGMSVTATVKVK; this is encoded by the coding sequence ATGGCAACTCCCGTTCACCAAGATCAGGCCACGGCACCTCACCCCACTTCGGCTCCCGCCTACGAGCCGGAAGTGGAAGAGCAGTCGGGCCGCTCGAAGCGCCCCATTATTTTCCTTGTTTTAGCCCTCATATTGCTAGTTGGCGGGTATTTTGGCTACCAGCGTTATCAGTTTGGCCAAACCCACGAAGAAACCGATGACGCCCAGGTTGAAGGCGACATTTACCCCGTGCTGCCCCGCGTGGCCGGCCCCGTGCTGACGGTGAAGGTAGAAGACAACCAGACCGTGAAGAAGGGCGACGTGCTCGTAACCCTCGACCCGGCCGACTACCAGCAGCGCATCAATGCTGCTGAAGCGGCCCTGGCTGCGGCTCAGGCCAACGTGGTAGCGGCCCGGGCCGCCGTGGGTACGGCTTCGGCCAACGTCAGTGCGGCTTCGGCCACCATTGGCGTGAGTGATGCCAACCGTGCCCGCCTCGAAAAAGACCTGAAGCGCAGCGCCTTCCTGCGCAAGGAGGACATCATCCCTCAGAGCGAGTACGACGCCGTGCAGGCTAACCTGAAGTCGACCAGCGCCCAGCGCGCCACGGCCCAGCAGCAGGTAGGCGTGGCCCGCCAGCAGGTGGCCGCCGCCCAGCAGCAGGTAGCCGTAGCCCAGGCCGTGGTGAAACAGCGCCAGGCCGACCTCGACAACGCCAAGTTGCAGCTCAGCTACACCACTATCGTAGCCCCGGCCAATGGCGTGGTGAGCCGCAAGAACGTGCAGCCCGGCCAGGTTGTAGCGCCCGGTCAGCAGCTCATGGGCCTGGTAGCCTCCGAGCGGACCTGGGTTATTGCCAACTTCAAGGAAACCCAGCTGGAAAACATGAAAGTGGGCCAGCCGGTAGCCGTGGAAGTGGATGCCTACCCCAACGAGGAGTTTGAGGGCCATATCGAGTCGCTGTCGGCCGCTACCGGGGCCCGCTTCGCCCTGCTGCCCCCCGACAACGCCTCGGGTAACTTCGTGAAAGTAACCCAGCGCGTACCGGTCAAAATTGCCCTCGACAAGGTTGACCCCGACCATCCCCTGCGCGCCGGCATGAGCGTGACGGCTACCGTTAAGGTGAAATAG
- a CDS encoding four helix bundle protein — protein MDVLSANLLSFNEDLRGRTKQAALRVIYLFQHLPRTGEAAIIGKQLLRSATSVAANFRASCRGRSSAEWYAKLCICVEEADETLFWLELLGDANIVAKSRMTALQKEYGEILSILASIRKKAKQQSKS, from the coding sequence ATGGACGTATTATCGGCCAATTTGCTATCCTTCAATGAAGACTTGAGAGGCCGAACTAAGCAAGCCGCGTTACGAGTAATCTATCTTTTTCAGCACCTGCCTCGCACGGGTGAGGCAGCTATTATTGGTAAGCAATTATTGCGCTCAGCCACTTCGGTAGCCGCCAATTTTCGAGCTTCTTGTCGGGGCCGCTCATCGGCCGAGTGGTACGCCAAGCTATGTATTTGCGTAGAGGAAGCTGATGAAACTTTGTTCTGGCTGGAGCTGCTGGGCGATGCCAATATTGTAGCAAAAAGCCGCATGACGGCCTTACAGAAAGAGTATGGAGAAATCCTTTCCATTCTAGCTTCCATTCGCAAGAAAGCTAAGCAGCAGAGCAAGTCATGA
- a CDS encoding DHA2 family efflux MFS transporter permease subunit, translating into METGFTKWIIVITVVLCCLLELIDTSIVNVALTQMMGNLSATQQEVTWVIASYGIANVIVIPMTGFLAEQFGRRNYYFVSVVIFTLASMACGQSTNIWELVAFRFVQGIGGGALMATSQAILIDTFPPKQLPLGQALFGMGVIIGPTIGPTLGGYIVDNYDWPWIFYVNVPVGVLAAIFTILFIRDPERIKNAIPRPLREIDWAGIFLLILGVGSLQLVLEQGETEDWFESTYINSFAVLAAIGLIGFVWRELTAKQPIVDLRVLGKSRNLAVGAVLSFVLGFGMFASVFIFPIFTQRILGFSAAQTGFMLLPGALASGFMMPVIGRMLQAGVPQKFMIPVGFLIFFVFTFWMAQIISPTAGESDFFWPLMVRGLGMGLIFLPITTMSLAGLKGKDAGQAAGLTGMIRQLGGSFGVAIVGTYLERSIAQNRISPLAHISLYDTNTVQRIQAFTANFMSRGFSFDQAQKQAYAALEGILMKQVSIITYSQVFSMIGLFFVVCLPLVLLIKRAKTSEKIDLNAAH; encoded by the coding sequence ATGGAAACTGGATTTACCAAGTGGATCATCGTCATTACGGTGGTGCTCTGCTGCTTATTGGAGCTCATCGACACGAGTATCGTGAACGTGGCGCTCACCCAAATGATGGGTAACCTCTCGGCGACCCAGCAGGAGGTGACCTGGGTAATTGCCTCCTACGGCATTGCCAACGTAATTGTAATCCCGATGACGGGCTTCCTGGCCGAGCAGTTTGGCCGCCGCAACTACTACTTCGTGTCGGTGGTCATCTTCACGCTGGCCTCCATGGCTTGCGGCCAAAGCACCAACATCTGGGAGCTGGTGGCCTTCCGCTTCGTGCAGGGCATCGGGGGCGGCGCCTTGATGGCCACGTCCCAGGCTATTCTGATTGACACCTTCCCGCCCAAGCAGCTTCCGCTGGGGCAGGCTTTGTTCGGCATGGGCGTCATCATTGGCCCCACTATCGGCCCCACGCTGGGCGGCTACATCGTGGACAACTACGACTGGCCCTGGATTTTCTATGTCAACGTGCCTGTGGGCGTGCTGGCCGCTATTTTCACCATCCTGTTTATCCGGGACCCCGAGCGGATCAAAAACGCCATTCCGCGGCCCCTGCGCGAAATCGACTGGGCCGGTATTTTCCTGCTGATTCTGGGCGTGGGCTCGTTGCAGCTGGTGCTGGAGCAGGGCGAAACCGAGGACTGGTTTGAAAGCACCTACATCAACAGCTTCGCCGTGCTGGCCGCCATCGGCCTGATCGGCTTCGTGTGGCGGGAGCTGACGGCCAAGCAGCCCATCGTGGATTTGCGGGTGCTGGGCAAGAGCCGTAACCTGGCCGTGGGCGCGGTGCTCTCGTTCGTGCTGGGCTTCGGCATGTTTGCTTCGGTGTTCATCTTCCCCATTTTCACCCAGCGCATTCTGGGCTTTTCGGCGGCCCAAACCGGGTTCATGCTGTTGCCCGGGGCTCTGGCTTCGGGCTTCATGATGCCCGTCATCGGGCGGATGCTGCAGGCGGGCGTGCCCCAGAAGTTCATGATTCCGGTGGGCTTCCTGATCTTCTTCGTCTTCACCTTCTGGATGGCCCAGATTATTTCGCCCACGGCCGGGGAGTCCGACTTCTTCTGGCCCCTGATGGTGCGCGGCCTGGGCATGGGCCTGATTTTCCTGCCCATCACCACCATGAGCTTGGCGGGCCTCAAGGGCAAAGACGCGGGCCAGGCCGCCGGCCTCACCGGCATGATCCGCCAGCTCGGCGGCTCGTTTGGGGTGGCCATCGTGGGTACCTACCTGGAGCGCAGCATTGCCCAGAACCGTATCAGTCCGCTGGCTCACATCTCGCTCTACGATACCAACACCGTGCAGCGGATTCAGGCTTTCACGGCCAACTTCATGTCGCGCGGCTTTTCCTTCGACCAGGCCCAAAAGCAGGCTTACGCCGCCCTGGAAGGCATTCTGATGAAGCAGGTATCCATCATCACCTACTCCCAGGTGTTTTCCATGATTGGCCTGTTCTTCGTGGTTTGCCTGCCGTTGGTGCTGCTCATCAAGCGCGCCAAGACCAGTGAGAAAATCGACCTCAACGCCGCGCACTAG